Within the Natranaeroarchaeum sulfidigenes genome, the region AGCGGGTCCTCCGGATCACCAGCAGCGACAACGTGCAGGTCGACACCGTTGACAGTTCGCATCGTTGATTCGATGCCGGGTAGGTCGAGGAGGCTCGCGTCAGTTCGCATAGGCCATAGTTTGTGAATGAAAATAAATGCGTTCGGATGGGACCGGTGCTGGTAGGCGTGTTCAGCCGTCGCGCGGCTTAAGCCATCGGACCACATACCTGTAGACGTGATATCGAATACAGGCGTTCTCAGGCGAGTTCTGGGCGCTGAAACCGACGAGACGGAAACCGACGGGGAGGATGACGGTGCAGAGCGACCGGCTCCAAAGCTCCGATCGAAACTCGGCCTGTTTCTCGCTCTCGTTGTGCTGACCGCGCTTGGGGAAGCGACGGTGCGGGGAATCCGAAAGCAACGGCGAAAACGAGCGGCCTGAGATCAGTCGAGAGCCGATCCGGCGCGGATGATTGCTTCTTCACCAAAGGCAGGTCCGACGAACTGGATCCCGACCGGCAGACCGTCGGCCTCGCCTGCCGGAACGGAGATGGCGGGCAGGTCGGCGAGGTTGACCGGCGTCGTGTTCGCGTCCGCGAGATACATCTTCAATGGGTCGTCGAGACTCTCGCCGAGCTCGAAGGGCGTGATCGGCATCGTCGGGCTGGCGAGAACGTCCGCTTCCGAGAGCGCCTCGTCGAAGTCCTGTTTGACCCACGCCCGGGCGTCCTGGGCTTTCTTGTAGTATTTATCTTGATAGCCTGCAGACAGAGCGAAGGTACCGAGCAGGATACGTCGTTTTACCTCGTCGCCAAAGCCCTCGCGTCGTGCCGCCGAGAACGCTTCGTTCCAGTTGCCCTCGAAGCCGCCGGACTGGCCGTATCGGACGCCGTCGAAGCGAGCGAGGTTCGAGGAGGCTTCTGACATCGCGATTACGTAGTAGGCTTCCACGGCGTGCTTGACCGAGGGCAGGCTCACCTCGTGATAGCTCGCGCCCTGCGCTTCGAGTTCGTCGATGGCGCTCCAGAACTGCTCGACGACGCCCTCGTCGGCACCCTCGACGAGTTCGGTGGGGACGCCAATCTGGAGTCCGTCGACATCGCCATCAGCGGCGGCGGCGTAGTCGACCTCGGGGCGTTCGCGTGTCGTCGCGTCGTTCGGATCCTCCCCCGCGATGACATCGAGTAGTTCGGCGGCCTCCTCAACGCTCGGGGCGAGCGGGCCGACCTGTTCCAGACTGTTGCCGTAGGCGATCAGCCCGTACCGTGAGACCAGCCCGTATGTGGGCTTGATGCCGACGACACCACAGAAGGCGGCGGGACAGCGGACCGAACCGCCGGTGTCGGTTCCGAGCGCAAGGTCGGCCTCACCAGCGGCGACGGCGGCCGCAGAGCCGCCCGAGGACCCCCCGGGAACGTGTCCCGGTGCAGCAGGGTTGTCGGTCGCGCCGAACGCGGACGTTTCGGTTGTCGTTCCCATTCCGAACTCGTCCATGTTCGTCTTCCCGTTGATCGTCGCACCGGCGTCTTTCAGGCGTTCGACGACGGTAGCATCGTAGGGTGGAACGTACTCATCAAG harbors:
- the gatA gene encoding Asp-tRNA(Asn)/Glu-tRNA(Gln) amidotransferase subunit GatA, which translates into the protein MTENVYITEERIDGEGEGELSGKTVAVKDNISTEGVRTTCGSGMLDEYVPPYDATVVERLKDAGATINGKTNMDEFGMGTTTETSAFGATDNPAAPGHVPGGSSGGSAAAVAAGEADLALGTDTGGSVRCPAAFCGVVGIKPTYGLVSRYGLIAYGNSLEQVGPLAPSVEEAAELLDVIAGEDPNDATTRERPEVDYAAAADGDVDGLQIGVPTELVEGADEGVVEQFWSAIDELEAQGASYHEVSLPSVKHAVEAYYVIAMSEASSNLARFDGVRYGQSGGFEGNWNEAFSAARREGFGDEVKRRILLGTFALSAGYQDKYYKKAQDARAWVKQDFDEALSEADVLASPTMPITPFELGESLDDPLKMYLADANTTPVNLADLPAISVPAGEADGLPVGIQFVGPAFGEEAIIRAGSALD